The Thermoanaerobaculia bacterium genome contains a region encoding:
- a CDS encoding GNAT family N-acetyltransferase, with protein sequence MEFRLDDLTGAEVRTLLEEHLRNMRAISPPESVHALDVAGLRKPDVRFWTLWEAGELLGCGALRELAPDHAEVKAMRTGEKHRRKGVAKTMLGHLLAEAAARGYARVSLETGAQPAFEPARALYASFGFEPCGPFGDYVEDPNSCFMTRRITFLDRRPPLLKSP encoded by the coding sequence ATGGAGTTCCGTCTCGACGACCTGACCGGCGCGGAGGTTCGCACGCTGCTCGAAGAGCATCTGCGCAACATGCGCGCGATCTCGCCGCCGGAGAGCGTGCATGCGCTCGACGTAGCCGGGCTGCGCAAGCCCGACGTCCGGTTCTGGACGCTGTGGGAGGCGGGCGAACTCCTCGGCTGCGGGGCGCTCCGCGAGCTCGCTCCCGATCACGCCGAGGTCAAGGCGATGCGGACGGGCGAGAAGCACCGCCGGAAGGGTGTCGCCAAGACCATGCTCGGCCACCTCCTCGCCGAGGCGGCAGCTCGCGGCTACGCCCGAGTCAGCCTCGAGACCGGCGCCCAGCCGGCGTTCGAGCCCGCACGCGCTCTCTACGCTTCCTTCGGCTTCGAGCCTTGCGGCCCGTTCGGAGACTACGTCGAGGACCCGAACTCCTGCTTCATGACGCGGCGGATCACGTTCCTGGACCGTCGGCCCCCCCTGTTGAAATCCCCCTGA